One part of the Girardinichthys multiradiatus isolate DD_20200921_A unplaced genomic scaffold, DD_fGirMul_XY1 scaffold_29, whole genome shotgun sequence genome encodes these proteins:
- the LOC124865148 gene encoding NACHT, LRR and PYD domains-containing protein 4A-like isoform X1, whose protein sequence is MDQCEDREDRVPPSKTTLCGEHEDQSKVQRKRSEPEPGPEPSCVSLKRNKSRDELILFKSDQRSTANWIQQTLKPEPEPSCVSLKSDDSKDLGFNFKSDQRSAAKRVDQQNSEVPSGPSAQQHQTQLDSIFMLLEDNIVTFVKNELKKIQKVLSPDDPEGLESQWEDEEVLEGEDEEQRRSNREAFVKITLNFLKKMKQEELAERLQSKHVASVCQHNLKSGLKKRFQCVFEGIAKAGSPTLLNQIYTELYITEGGTGEVNDEHEVRQIETASRKPHRPETTIRQEDIFKVPPGRDQPIRTVMTKGVAGIGKTVLTQKFTLDWAEDKAHQNIQFIFPFTFRELNVLKEKKFSLVDLVHHFFTETKEICSFEHFQVLFIFDGLDESRLPLDFHNKEILTDVTESTSVDVLLTNLIRGKLLPSALLWITTRPAAANQIPPECVGMVTEVRGFTDPQKEEYFRKRFRDEEQASRIISHMKTSRSLHIMCHIPVFCWITATVLEDVLKTREGGELPNTLTEMFIHFLVVQTKLKKVKHDGGSETDPHWSPESRKMIESLGKLAFDQLQKGNLIFYESDLTECGIDIRAASVYSGVFTQIFREERGLYQDKVFCFVHLSVQEFLAALHVHQTFFNYVINLKEEHANISSWLKLLYEPNLTSLHQRAVDEALESPNGHLDLFLRFLLGLSVETNQTLLQGLLTKTGSSSQTNEGTVHYIKKKINENLSAEKSINLFHCLNELNDRSLVQEIQQSLSSGSLSTDKLSPAQWSALVFILLSSGEDLDVFDLEKYSASEEALRRLLPVVKASNKILLKNCNLSERSCEVLASVLSSQSSNMREMDLSNNKLQDSGVELLSSGLKSPNCNLETLRLKNCNLSERSCEVLASVLSSQSSNLREMDLSNNKLQDSGVELLSSGLKSPNCKLETLRLRSCNLSGRTCEVLSSVLRSQPCCLREVDLQNNNLQDSEEKLPSGSDCTLEIFRKPDGVRWLKPGLRKYSCQLTIDTNTVNRNLQLSEDNRKVTSVKELRSYPDHPDRFDDWPQLLCSDGLTGRCYWEVEWRGDVYISVSYRRIRRKGGSYDCLFGWNDQSWSLRCFDGGFYVCHNNKGISISSSSSSSSSSSISNRVAVYVDCPAGILSFYRVSSDSLIHLHTFNTTFTEPLYPGFWFWFSSGSSVFLC, encoded by the exons ATGGATCAGTGTGAGGACAGAGAGGACAGAGTCCCTCCCTCTAAAACCACTCTGTGTGGAGAACATGAGGACCAGAGCAAAGTTCAGAG GAAacgatcagaaccagaacctggacctgaacccagCTGTGTGTCCTTAAAGAGGAACAAGTCAAGGGatgaacttattttatttaaatcagatcAACGTTCAACTGCAAACTG GATCCAACAGACCCtcaaaccagaaccagaacccagcTGTGTGTCCTTAAAGAGCGATGATTCAAAGGATcttggttttaattttaaatcagaTCAACGTTCAGCTGCAAAGAG AGTGGACCAGCAGAACTCAGAGGTTCCCAGTGGTCCGTCTGCCCAGCAGCATCAAACACAGCTGGACTCCATATTTATG ctgctggaggacaacaTTGTTACTTTTGTGAAGAACGAGCTGAAGAAGATCCAGAAGGTTCTGAGTCCAGATGACCCAGAAGGCTTAGAGAGTCAGTGGGAGGATGAGGAGGTGTTGGAAGGTGAGGATGAAGAGCAGAGGAGGAGCAACAGAGAGGCTTTTGTGAAGATCACACTGAACTTCCTGAAGAAGATGAAGCAGGAGGAGCTGGCTGAACGTCTGCAGAGCA AACATGTTGCTTCAGTTTGTCAACATAACCTTAAATCTGGTCTGAAGAAGAG GTTCCAGTGTGTGTTTGAGGGGATTGCTAAAGCAGGAAGTCCAACCCTTCTGAACCAGATCTACACAGAGCTCTACATCACAGAGGGAGGGACTGGAGAGGTCAATGATGAACATGAGGTCAGACAGATTGAAACAGCATCCAGGAAACCACACAGACCAGAAACAACCATCAGAcaagaagacatctttaaagtcCCACCTGGAAgagatcaaccaatcagaacagTGATGACAAAGGGAGTGGCAGGCATTGGGAAAACAGTCTTAACCCAGAAGTTCACTCTGGACTGGGCTGAAGACAAAGCCCACCAGAACATCCAGTTCATATTTCCATTCACCTTCAGAGAGCTGAATGtgctgaaagagaaaaagttcagcttggtggaccttgttcatcacttctttactgaaaccAAAGAAATCTGTAGCTTTGAACACTTCCAGGTTCTGTTCATCTTTGATGGTCTGGATGAGAGTCGACTTCCTCTGGACTTCCACAACAAGGAGATCCTGACTGATGTTACAGAATCCACCTCAGTGGATGTTCTGCTGACAAACCTCATCAGGGGGAAACTGCTTCCCTCTGCTCTCCTCTGGATAACCACACGAcctgcagcagccaatcagatccCTCCTGAGTGTGTTGGCATGgtgacagaggtcagagggttcACTGACCCACAGAAGGAGGAGTACTTCAGGAAGAGATTCAGAGATGAGGAGCAGGCCAGCAGGATCATCTCCCACATGAAGACATCAAGAAGCCTCCACATCATGTGCCACATCCCAGTCTTCTGCTGGATCACTGCTACGGTTCTGGAGGATGTGTTGAAGACCAGAGAGGGAGGAGAGTTGCCCAACACCCTGACTGAGATGTTCATCCACTTCCTGGTGGTTCAGACCAAACTGAAGAAGGTCAAGCATGATGGAGGATCTGAGACAGATCCACACTGGAGTCCAGAGAGCAGGAAGATGATTGAGTCTCTGGGAAAACTGGCTTTTGATCAGCTGCAGAAAGGAAACCTGATCTTCTATGAATCAGACCTGACAGAGTGTGGCATCGATATCAGAGCAGCCTCAGTGTACTCAGGAGTGTTCACACAGATCTTTAGAGAGGAGAGAGGGCTGTACCAGGACAAGGTGTTCTGCTTCGTCCATCTGAGTGTTCAGGAGTTTCTGGCTGCTCTTCATGTCCATCAGACCTTCTTCAACTATGTAATTAACCTaaaggaagaacatgcaaacatttcttcttGGTTGAAATTATTATACGAGCCAAATCTAACAAGTCTCCATCAGAGAGCTGTGGACGAGGCCTTAGAGAGTCCAAATGGACACCTGGACTTGTTCCTCCGCTTCCTCCTGGGTCTTTCAGTGGAGACCAATCAGACTCTCCTGCAAGGTCTGCTGACAAAGACAGGAAGTAGCTCACAGACCAATGAGGGAACAGTTCATTACATCAAGAAGAAGATCAATGAGAACCTGTCTGCAGAGAAAAGCATCAACCTGTTCCACtgtctgaatgaactgaatgatCGTTCTCTGGTCCAGGAGATCCAACAGTCTCTGAGTTCAGGAAGTCTCTCCACAGATAAACTGTCTCCTGCTCAGTGGTCAGCTCTGGTCTTCATCTTACTGTCATCAGGAGAAGATCTGGATGTGTTTGACCTGGAGAAATACTCTGCTTCAGAGGAGGCTCTTCGCAGGCTGCTGCCAGTGGTCAAAGCTTCAAACAAAATTCT ATTGAAGAACTGTAACCTCTCAGAGAGAAGCTGTGAAGTTCTGGCCTCAGTTCTCAGCTCCCAGTCCTCTAATATGAGAGAGATGGACCTGAGTAACAACAAGCTGCAGGATTCTGGAGTGGAGCTGCTGTCTTCTGGACTGAAGAGTCCAAACTGCAACCTGGAAACTCTCAG ATTGAAGAACTGTAACCTCTCAGAGAGAAGCTGTGAAGTTCTGGCCTCAGTTCTCAGCTCCCAGTCCTCTAATCTGAGAGAGATGGACCTGAGTAACAACAAGCTGCAGGATTCTGGAGTGGAGCTGCTGTCTTCTGGACTGAAGAGTCCAAACTGCAAACTGGAAACTCTCAG ACTTAGATCCTGTAACCTCTCAGGAAGAACTTGTGAAGTTCTGTCATCAGTTCTTAGATCCCAGCCCTGTTGTCTGAGAGAGGTTgacctgcagaacaacaacctaCAAGATTCAGAGGAGAAGTTGCCGTCTGGTTCAGACTGTACACTGGAAATATTCAG gAAGCCTGATGGAGTCCGATGGTTGAAACCAGGTCTGAGGAAGT ATTCCTGTCAGCTCACAATCGACACAAACACAGTGAACAGAAACCTCCAACTGTCTGAAGACAACAGGAAGGTGACAAGTGTGAAGGAGCTTCGGTCATATCCGGATCATCCAGACAGATTTGATGACTGGCCTCAGCTGCTGTGTAGTGATGGTCTGACTGGTCGCTGTTACTGGGAGGTTGAGTGGAGAGGAGATGTTTATATATCAGTGAGTTACAGAAGAATCAGGAGGAAAGGAGGCAGTTATGACTGTTTGTTTGGATGGAATGATCAGTCCTGGAGTCTGAGATGCTTTGATGGTGGTTTCTATGTCTGTCACAATAACAAGGGAAtctccatctcctcctcctcttcctcctcctcctcctcctccatctctaaCAGAGTAGCAGTGTATGTGGACTGTCCTGCTGGCATTCTGTCCTTCTACAGAGTCTCCTCTgactcactgatccacctccacacCTTCAACACCACATTCACTGAACCTCTTTATCCTggattctggttctggttcagttctggttcctcagtgtttctgtgttga
- the LOC124865148 gene encoding NACHT, LRR and PYD domains-containing protein 4A-like isoform X2 translates to MDQCEDREDRVPPSKTTLCGEHEDQSKVQRKRSEPEPGPEPSCVSLKRNKSRDELILFKSDQRSTANWIQQTLKPEPEPSCVSLKSDDSKDLGFNFKSDQRSAAKRVDQQNSEVPSGPSAQQHQTQLDSIFMLLEDNIVTFVKNELKKIQKVLSPDDPEGLESQWEDEEVLEGEDEEQRRSNREAFVKITLNFLKKMKQEELAERLQSRLFSSVCQHKLKSGLKKRFQCVFEGIAKAGSPTLLNQIYTELYITEGGTGEVNDEHEVRQIETASRKPHRPETTIRQEDIFKVPPGRDQPIRTVMTKGVAGIGKTVLTQKFTLDWAEDKAHQNIQFIFPFTFRELNVLKEKKFSLVDLVHHFFTETKEICSFEHFQVLFIFDGLDESRLPLDFHNKEILTDVTESTSVDVLLTNLIRGKLLPSALLWITTRPAAANQIPPECVGMVTEVRGFTDPQKEEYFRKRFRDEEQASRIISHMKTSRSLHIMCHIPVFCWITATVLEDVLKTREGGELPNTLTEMFIHFLVVQTKLKKVKHDGGSETDPHWSPESRKMIESLGKLAFDQLQKGNLIFYESDLTECGIDIRAASVYSGVFTQIFREERGLYQDKVFCFVHLSVQEFLAALHVHQTFFNYVINLKEEHANISSWLKLLYEPNLTSLHQRAVDEALESPNGHLDLFLRFLLGLSVETNQTLLQGLLTKTGSSSQTNEGTVHYIKKKINENLSAEKSINLFHCLNELNDRSLVQEIQQSLSSGSLSTDKLSPAQWSALVFILLSSGEDLDVFDLEKYSASEEALRRLLPVVKASNKILLKNCNLSERSCEVLASVLSSQSSNMREMDLSNNKLQDSGVELLSSGLKSPNCNLETLRLKNCNLSERSCEVLASVLSSQSSNLREMDLSNNKLQDSGVELLSSGLKSPNCKLETLRLRSCNLSGRTCEVLSSVLRSQPCCLREVDLQNNNLQDSEEKLPSGSDCTLEIFRKPDGVRWLKPGLRKYSCQLTIDTNTVNRNLQLSEDNRKVTSVKELRSYPDHPDRFDDWPQLLCSDGLTGRCYWEVEWRGDVYISVSYRRIRRKGGSYDCLFGWNDQSWSLRCFDGGFYVCHNNKGISISSSSSSSSSSSISNRVAVYVDCPAGILSFYRVSSDSLIHLHTFNTTFTEPLYPGFWFWFSSGSSVFLC, encoded by the exons ATGGATCAGTGTGAGGACAGAGAGGACAGAGTCCCTCCCTCTAAAACCACTCTGTGTGGAGAACATGAGGACCAGAGCAAAGTTCAGAG GAAacgatcagaaccagaacctggacctgaacccagCTGTGTGTCCTTAAAGAGGAACAAGTCAAGGGatgaacttattttatttaaatcagatcAACGTTCAACTGCAAACTG GATCCAACAGACCCtcaaaccagaaccagaacccagcTGTGTGTCCTTAAAGAGCGATGATTCAAAGGATcttggttttaattttaaatcagaTCAACGTTCAGCTGCAAAGAG AGTGGACCAGCAGAACTCAGAGGTTCCCAGTGGTCCGTCTGCCCAGCAGCATCAAACACAGCTGGACTCCATATTTATG ctgctggaggacaacaTTGTTACTTTTGTGAAGAACGAGCTGAAGAAGATCCAGAAGGTTCTGAGTCCAGATGACCCAGAAGGCTTAGAGAGTCAGTGGGAGGATGAGGAGGTGTTGGAAGGTGAGGATGAAGAGCAGAGGAGGAGCAACAGAGAGGCTTTTGTGAAGATCACACTGAACTTCCTGAAGAAGATGAAGCAGGAGGAGCTGGCTGAACGTCTGCAGAGCA GACTTTTTTCCTCAGTTTGTCAACATAAACTTAAATCTGGTCTGAAGAAGAGGTTCCAGTGTGTGTTTGAGGGGATTGCTAAAGCAGGAAGTCCAACCCTTCTGAACCAGATCTACACAGAGCTCTACATCACAGAGGGAGGGACTGGAGAGGTCAATGATGAACATGAGGTCAGACAGATTGAAACAGCATCCAGGAAACCACACAGACCAGAAACAACCATCAGAcaagaagacatctttaaagtcCCACCTGGAAgagatcaaccaatcagaacagTGATGACAAAGGGAGTGGCAGGCATTGGGAAAACAGTCTTAACCCAGAAGTTCACTCTGGACTGGGCTGAAGACAAAGCCCACCAGAACATCCAGTTCATATTTCCATTCACCTTCAGAGAGCTGAATGtgctgaaagagaaaaagttcagcttggtggaccttgttcatcacttctttactgaaaccAAAGAAATCTGTAGCTTTGAACACTTCCAGGTTCTGTTCATCTTTGATGGTCTGGATGAGAGTCGACTTCCTCTGGACTTCCACAACAAGGAGATCCTGACTGATGTTACAGAATCCACCTCAGTGGATGTTCTGCTGACAAACCTCATCAGGGGGAAACTGCTTCCCTCTGCTCTCCTCTGGATAACCACACGAcctgcagcagccaatcagatccCTCCTGAGTGTGTTGGCATGgtgacagaggtcagagggttcACTGACCCACAGAAGGAGGAGTACTTCAGGAAGAGATTCAGAGATGAGGAGCAGGCCAGCAGGATCATCTCCCACATGAAGACATCAAGAAGCCTCCACATCATGTGCCACATCCCAGTCTTCTGCTGGATCACTGCTACGGTTCTGGAGGATGTGTTGAAGACCAGAGAGGGAGGAGAGTTGCCCAACACCCTGACTGAGATGTTCATCCACTTCCTGGTGGTTCAGACCAAACTGAAGAAGGTCAAGCATGATGGAGGATCTGAGACAGATCCACACTGGAGTCCAGAGAGCAGGAAGATGATTGAGTCTCTGGGAAAACTGGCTTTTGATCAGCTGCAGAAAGGAAACCTGATCTTCTATGAATCAGACCTGACAGAGTGTGGCATCGATATCAGAGCAGCCTCAGTGTACTCAGGAGTGTTCACACAGATCTTTAGAGAGGAGAGAGGGCTGTACCAGGACAAGGTGTTCTGCTTCGTCCATCTGAGTGTTCAGGAGTTTCTGGCTGCTCTTCATGTCCATCAGACCTTCTTCAACTATGTAATTAACCTaaaggaagaacatgcaaacatttcttcttGGTTGAAATTATTATACGAGCCAAATCTAACAAGTCTCCATCAGAGAGCTGTGGACGAGGCCTTAGAGAGTCCAAATGGACACCTGGACTTGTTCCTCCGCTTCCTCCTGGGTCTTTCAGTGGAGACCAATCAGACTCTCCTGCAAGGTCTGCTGACAAAGACAGGAAGTAGCTCACAGACCAATGAGGGAACAGTTCATTACATCAAGAAGAAGATCAATGAGAACCTGTCTGCAGAGAAAAGCATCAACCTGTTCCACtgtctgaatgaactgaatgatCGTTCTCTGGTCCAGGAGATCCAACAGTCTCTGAGTTCAGGAAGTCTCTCCACAGATAAACTGTCTCCTGCTCAGTGGTCAGCTCTGGTCTTCATCTTACTGTCATCAGGAGAAGATCTGGATGTGTTTGACCTGGAGAAATACTCTGCTTCAGAGGAGGCTCTTCGCAGGCTGCTGCCAGTGGTCAAAGCTTCAAACAAAATTCT ATTGAAGAACTGTAACCTCTCAGAGAGAAGCTGTGAAGTTCTGGCCTCAGTTCTCAGCTCCCAGTCCTCTAATATGAGAGAGATGGACCTGAGTAACAACAAGCTGCAGGATTCTGGAGTGGAGCTGCTGTCTTCTGGACTGAAGAGTCCAAACTGCAACCTGGAAACTCTCAG ATTGAAGAACTGTAACCTCTCAGAGAGAAGCTGTGAAGTTCTGGCCTCAGTTCTCAGCTCCCAGTCCTCTAATCTGAGAGAGATGGACCTGAGTAACAACAAGCTGCAGGATTCTGGAGTGGAGCTGCTGTCTTCTGGACTGAAGAGTCCAAACTGCAAACTGGAAACTCTCAG ACTTAGATCCTGTAACCTCTCAGGAAGAACTTGTGAAGTTCTGTCATCAGTTCTTAGATCCCAGCCCTGTTGTCTGAGAGAGGTTgacctgcagaacaacaacctaCAAGATTCAGAGGAGAAGTTGCCGTCTGGTTCAGACTGTACACTGGAAATATTCAG gAAGCCTGATGGAGTCCGATGGTTGAAACCAGGTCTGAGGAAGT ATTCCTGTCAGCTCACAATCGACACAAACACAGTGAACAGAAACCTCCAACTGTCTGAAGACAACAGGAAGGTGACAAGTGTGAAGGAGCTTCGGTCATATCCGGATCATCCAGACAGATTTGATGACTGGCCTCAGCTGCTGTGTAGTGATGGTCTGACTGGTCGCTGTTACTGGGAGGTTGAGTGGAGAGGAGATGTTTATATATCAGTGAGTTACAGAAGAATCAGGAGGAAAGGAGGCAGTTATGACTGTTTGTTTGGATGGAATGATCAGTCCTGGAGTCTGAGATGCTTTGATGGTGGTTTCTATGTCTGTCACAATAACAAGGGAAtctccatctcctcctcctcttcctcctcctcctcctcctccatctctaaCAGAGTAGCAGTGTATGTGGACTGTCCTGCTGGCATTCTGTCCTTCTACAGAGTCTCCTCTgactcactgatccacctccacacCTTCAACACCACATTCACTGAACCTCTTTATCCTggattctggttctggttcagttctggttcctcagtgtttctgtgttga
- the LOC124865148 gene encoding NACHT, LRR and PYD domains-containing protein 4A-like isoform X3, whose amino-acid sequence MDQCEDREDRVPPSKTTLCGEHEDQSKVQRKRSEPEPGPEPSCVSLKRNKSRDELILFKSDQRSTANWIQQTLKPEPEPSCVSLKSDDSKDLGFNFKSDQRSAAKRVDQQNSEVPSGPSAQQHQTQLDSIFMLLEDNIVTFVKNELKKIQKVLSPDDPEGLESQWEDEEVLEGEDEEQRRSNREAFVKITLNFLKKMKQEELAERLQSKHVASVCQHNLKSGLKKRFQCVFEGIAKAGSPTLLNQIYTELYITEGGTGEVNDEHEVRQIETASRKPHRPETTIRQEDIFKVPPGRDQPIRTVMTKGVAGIGKTVLTQKFTLDWAEDKAHQNIQFIFPFTFRELNVLKEKKFSLVDLVHHFFTETKEICSFEHFQVLFIFDGLDESRLPLDFHNKEILTDVTESTSVDVLLTNLIRGKLLPSALLWITTRPAAANQIPPECVGMVTEVRGFTDPQKEEYFRKRFRDEEQASRIISHMKTSRSLHIMCHIPVFCWITATVLEDVLKTREGGELPNTLTEMFIHFLVVQTKLKKVKHDGGSETDPHWSPESRKMIESLGKLAFDQLQKGNLIFYESDLTECGIDIRAASVYSGVFTQIFREERGLYQDKVFCFVHLSVQEFLAALHVHQTFFNYVINLKEEHANISSWLKLLYEPNLTSLHQRAVDEALESPNGHLDLFLRFLLGLSVETNQTLLQGLLTKTGSSSQTNEGTVHYIKKKINENLSAEKSINLFHCLNELNDRSLVQEIQQSLSSGSLSTDKLSPAQWSALVFILLSSGEDLDVFDLEKYSASEEALRRLLPVVKASNKILLKNCNLSERSCEVLASVLSSQSSNMREMDLSNNKLQDSGVELLSSGLKSPNCNLETLRLKNCNLSERSCEVLASVLSSQSSNLREMDLSNNKLQDSGVELLSSGLKSPNCKLETLRLRSCNLSGRTCEVLSSVLRSQPCCLREVDLQNNNLQDSEEKLPSGSDCTLEIFRKPDGVRWLKPGLRKYSCQLTIDTNTVNRNLQLSEDNRKVTSVKELRSYPDHPDRFDDWPQLLCSDGLTGRCYWEVEWRGDVYISVSYRRIRRKGGSYDCLFGWNDQSWSLRCFDGGFYVCHNNKGISISSSSSSSSSSSISNRVAVYVDCPAGILSFYRVSSDSLIHLHTFNTTFTEPLYPGFWFWFSSGSSVFLC is encoded by the exons ATGGATCAGTGTGAGGACAGAGAGGACAGAGTCCCTCCCTCTAAAACCACTCTGTGTGGAGAACATGAGGACCAGAGCAAAGTTCAGAG GAAacgatcagaaccagaacctggacctgaacccagCTGTGTGTCCTTAAAGAGGAACAAGTCAAGGGatgaacttattttatttaaatcagatcAACGTTCAACTGCAAACTG GATCCAACAGACCCtcaaaccagaaccagaacccagcTGTGTGTCCTTAAAGAGCGATGATTCAAAGGATcttggttttaattttaaatcagaTCAACGTTCAGCTGCAAAGAG AGTGGACCAGCAGAACTCAGAGGTTCCCAGTGGTCCGTCTGCCCAGCAGCATCAAACACAGCTGGACTCCATATTTATG ctgctggaggacaacaTTGTTACTTTTGTGAAGAACGAGCTGAAGAAGATCCAGAAGGTTCTGAGTCCAGATGACCCAGAAGGCTTAGAGAGTCAGTGGGAGGATGAGGAGGTGTTGGAAGGTGAGGATGAAGAGCAGAGGAGGAGCAACAGAGAGGCTTTTGTGAAGATCACACTGAACTTCCTGAAGAAGATGAAGCAGGAGGAGCTGGCTGAACGTCTGCAGAGCA AACATGTTGCTTCAGTTTGTCAACATAACCTTAAATCTG GTCTGAAGAAGAGGTTCCAGTGTGTGTTTGAGGGGATTGCTAAAGCAGGAAGTCCAACCCTTCTGAACCAGATCTACACAGAGCTCTACATCACAGAGGGAGGGACTGGAGAGGTCAATGATGAACATGAGGTCAGACAGATTGAAACAGCATCCAGGAAACCACACAGACCAGAAACAACCATCAGAcaagaagacatctttaaagtcCCACCTGGAAgagatcaaccaatcagaacagTGATGACAAAGGGAGTGGCAGGCATTGGGAAAACAGTCTTAACCCAGAAGTTCACTCTGGACTGGGCTGAAGACAAAGCCCACCAGAACATCCAGTTCATATTTCCATTCACCTTCAGAGAGCTGAATGtgctgaaagagaaaaagttcagcttggtggaccttgttcatcacttctttactgaaaccAAAGAAATCTGTAGCTTTGAACACTTCCAGGTTCTGTTCATCTTTGATGGTCTGGATGAGAGTCGACTTCCTCTGGACTTCCACAACAAGGAGATCCTGACTGATGTTACAGAATCCACCTCAGTGGATGTTCTGCTGACAAACCTCATCAGGGGGAAACTGCTTCCCTCTGCTCTCCTCTGGATAACCACACGAcctgcagcagccaatcagatccCTCCTGAGTGTGTTGGCATGgtgacagaggtcagagggttcACTGACCCACAGAAGGAGGAGTACTTCAGGAAGAGATTCAGAGATGAGGAGCAGGCCAGCAGGATCATCTCCCACATGAAGACATCAAGAAGCCTCCACATCATGTGCCACATCCCAGTCTTCTGCTGGATCACTGCTACGGTTCTGGAGGATGTGTTGAAGACCAGAGAGGGAGGAGAGTTGCCCAACACCCTGACTGAGATGTTCATCCACTTCCTGGTGGTTCAGACCAAACTGAAGAAGGTCAAGCATGATGGAGGATCTGAGACAGATCCACACTGGAGTCCAGAGAGCAGGAAGATGATTGAGTCTCTGGGAAAACTGGCTTTTGATCAGCTGCAGAAAGGAAACCTGATCTTCTATGAATCAGACCTGACAGAGTGTGGCATCGATATCAGAGCAGCCTCAGTGTACTCAGGAGTGTTCACACAGATCTTTAGAGAGGAGAGAGGGCTGTACCAGGACAAGGTGTTCTGCTTCGTCCATCTGAGTGTTCAGGAGTTTCTGGCTGCTCTTCATGTCCATCAGACCTTCTTCAACTATGTAATTAACCTaaaggaagaacatgcaaacatttcttcttGGTTGAAATTATTATACGAGCCAAATCTAACAAGTCTCCATCAGAGAGCTGTGGACGAGGCCTTAGAGAGTCCAAATGGACACCTGGACTTGTTCCTCCGCTTCCTCCTGGGTCTTTCAGTGGAGACCAATCAGACTCTCCTGCAAGGTCTGCTGACAAAGACAGGAAGTAGCTCACAGACCAATGAGGGAACAGTTCATTACATCAAGAAGAAGATCAATGAGAACCTGTCTGCAGAGAAAAGCATCAACCTGTTCCACtgtctgaatgaactgaatgatCGTTCTCTGGTCCAGGAGATCCAACAGTCTCTGAGTTCAGGAAGTCTCTCCACAGATAAACTGTCTCCTGCTCAGTGGTCAGCTCTGGTCTTCATCTTACTGTCATCAGGAGAAGATCTGGATGTGTTTGACCTGGAGAAATACTCTGCTTCAGAGGAGGCTCTTCGCAGGCTGCTGCCAGTGGTCAAAGCTTCAAACAAAATTCT ATTGAAGAACTGTAACCTCTCAGAGAGAAGCTGTGAAGTTCTGGCCTCAGTTCTCAGCTCCCAGTCCTCTAATATGAGAGAGATGGACCTGAGTAACAACAAGCTGCAGGATTCTGGAGTGGAGCTGCTGTCTTCTGGACTGAAGAGTCCAAACTGCAACCTGGAAACTCTCAG ATTGAAGAACTGTAACCTCTCAGAGAGAAGCTGTGAAGTTCTGGCCTCAGTTCTCAGCTCCCAGTCCTCTAATCTGAGAGAGATGGACCTGAGTAACAACAAGCTGCAGGATTCTGGAGTGGAGCTGCTGTCTTCTGGACTGAAGAGTCCAAACTGCAAACTGGAAACTCTCAG ACTTAGATCCTGTAACCTCTCAGGAAGAACTTGTGAAGTTCTGTCATCAGTTCTTAGATCCCAGCCCTGTTGTCTGAGAGAGGTTgacctgcagaacaacaacctaCAAGATTCAGAGGAGAAGTTGCCGTCTGGTTCAGACTGTACACTGGAAATATTCAG gAAGCCTGATGGAGTCCGATGGTTGAAACCAGGTCTGAGGAAGT ATTCCTGTCAGCTCACAATCGACACAAACACAGTGAACAGAAACCTCCAACTGTCTGAAGACAACAGGAAGGTGACAAGTGTGAAGGAGCTTCGGTCATATCCGGATCATCCAGACAGATTTGATGACTGGCCTCAGCTGCTGTGTAGTGATGGTCTGACTGGTCGCTGTTACTGGGAGGTTGAGTGGAGAGGAGATGTTTATATATCAGTGAGTTACAGAAGAATCAGGAGGAAAGGAGGCAGTTATGACTGTTTGTTTGGATGGAATGATCAGTCCTGGAGTCTGAGATGCTTTGATGGTGGTTTCTATGTCTGTCACAATAACAAGGGAAtctccatctcctcctcctcttcctcctcctcctcctcctccatctctaaCAGAGTAGCAGTGTATGTGGACTGTCCTGCTGGCATTCTGTCCTTCTACAGAGTCTCCTCTgactcactgatccacctccacacCTTCAACACCACATTCACTGAACCTCTTTATCCTggattctggttctggttcagttctggttcctcagtgtttctgtgttga